The proteins below are encoded in one region of Xenopus laevis strain J_2021 chromosome 8L, Xenopus_laevis_v10.1, whole genome shotgun sequence:
- the LOC108704496 gene encoding uncharacterized protein LOC108704496 has protein sequence MKDGSGVIDLAALGDSEGFLIRELKVQRDVGRIMMKQWVTFSPCLPFSEPAALVNCSHVAVCVVTRDQLSPRQSLLFTSYGQHEGNEFVYSNESRILSVTYQAVPGSHFRSTVHFNCSTTTSITFPSSTEHPDRLEMIVHSPYVCPGRFPTQDVGPGTIILIMFAVSAVLYFIFGTCSLRSTETYEGVQIIPEPQLWCWICYQLRRRKDPRKTYSSTL, from the exons ATGAAAGACGGATCTGGAGTCATCGACCTGGCCGCCTTGGGAGACTCGGAGGGTTTCCTAATTAGGGAGCTGAAGGTGCAGAGGGACGTGGGGCGCATCATGATGAAACAGTGGGTCACTTTCAGCCCTTGTCTCCCCTTCAGTGAACCTGCTGCTCTTGTGAACTGCTCGCATGTGGCTGTGTGTGTCGTAACCAG GGATCAGCTGTCCCCAAGGCAATCGCTCCTTTTCACAAGCTACGGGCAACACGAGGGCAATGAATTTGTGTACAGCAATGAGAGCAGAATCCTGTCTGTGACTTATCAAG CTGTACCTGGAAGCCATTTTAGGAGCACGGTCCACTTTAATTGTAGTACAACAACTTCCATCACCTTCCCCTCCAGCACTGAACATCCTGATAGGCTGGAGATGATCGTGCACAGCCCCTATGTGTGCCCTGGCAGGTTTCCAACCCAAGATGTCGGCCCCGGGACCATCATACTTATTATGTTTGCTGTCTCTGCCGTGTTGTATTTCATATTTG GTACCTGCTCTCTTCGTTCCACTGAAACTTACGAAGGAGTCCAGATTATCCCAGAGCCTCAACTCTGGTGCTGGATCTGCTATCAGCTCCGGAGAAGGAAAGACCCCAGAAAAACCTATTCTTCCACTCTTTAG